One genomic window of Ignavibacteriales bacterium includes the following:
- a CDS encoding IS1182 family transposase → MKYIQSADRYQYQLMSSLDDLVEADNPVRIIDKIVDSIVLGNQEKFKKARETEAGRPKYHDSIMLKLYLYGYFNGISSSRKLEVETYRNKEVMWLLGNLTPDHWTISNYRKENGENIKFVTKKFREFLKDNGYIKLKTVAIDGSKVKANTNRDMLSVEKIETKLKGIDKKIEEYLSKIAESDRRDDELDEDEGNEGETASRKYLEKIVELQKQVEELREQKETLEKEHRKYISASDPEARLMKSRDGKIPAYNVQIVVDEANKMIADSEVVTDETDLGMLPRMVESIKEELGELPEEVIADRGYNNLDLIEAVEKKESAGGKGIKIYISQEKTSRDKEEIKFGYDSEKDEYKCSEGKSLVLVQKHKLKRKSLANIYRGIECAGCPMRSHCTESKKGRMVQRYLNQKWRDEYKKKMMSKIGKTKTAIRKTIVEHPFGTIKYLMGKIPLLLRGLKKVMTEINIYATVYNLKRLVNIEVFENLLMKIENYKWKTV, encoded by the coding sequence ATGAAATACATACAATCGGCTGATAGATATCAATACCAACTTATGAGCAGCCTTGATGACTTAGTAGAGGCAGACAATCCGGTAAGAATAATAGATAAGATAGTAGATTCAATAGTTTTAGGTAACCAAGAGAAATTTAAAAAAGCAAGGGAAACGGAAGCCGGTAGACCGAAATATCATGACTCAATAATGTTGAAGCTGTATTTGTATGGATACTTTAACGGGATAAGCAGTTCAAGGAAATTAGAAGTTGAGACATATAGGAATAAAGAAGTAATGTGGCTATTAGGAAACTTAACGCCAGATCACTGGACGATATCAAATTACAGAAAAGAAAACGGAGAGAATATAAAGTTTGTAACAAAGAAGTTCAGAGAATTTCTAAAGGATAACGGTTATATCAAGCTGAAGACAGTAGCAATAGATGGAAGTAAAGTAAAGGCAAATACAAACCGAGATATGCTTTCAGTAGAAAAGATAGAAACAAAGCTAAAAGGAATAGACAAGAAGATAGAGGAATACTTAAGCAAGATAGCCGAGAGCGACAGACGTGATGATGAGTTGGATGAAGATGAAGGAAATGAAGGTGAAACTGCGAGCCGTAAATATTTAGAAAAGATAGTAGAGCTACAAAAGCAAGTAGAAGAGCTGCGGGAGCAGAAAGAGACATTAGAAAAAGAGCATCGAAAATATATAAGTGCCTCAGACCCGGAAGCGCGTCTTATGAAAAGCAGAGATGGAAAGATACCGGCATACAATGTACAGATAGTCGTAGATGAAGCAAACAAGATGATAGCAGACAGCGAAGTAGTAACAGATGAAACTGATTTGGGAATGCTTCCCCGAATGGTGGAATCAATAAAAGAAGAATTAGGAGAATTACCGGAAGAAGTAATAGCCGACAGAGGATACAACAATCTCGATTTAATAGAAGCAGTAGAAAAGAAAGAATCCGCCGGAGGCAAAGGAATCAAGATATATATATCGCAAGAAAAGACAAGCCGAGATAAAGAAGAAATCAAATTCGGGTATGATTCAGAGAAAGATGAATATAAATGTTCGGAGGGGAAAAGCTTAGTATTAGTACAAAAGCATAAATTGAAAAGGAAGTCACTGGCAAACATATATAGGGGAATTGAATGTGCAGGATGTCCAATGAGGAGTCATTGCACAGAGTCAAAGAAAGGACGAATGGTTCAACGATATTTAAATCAGAAGTGGCGTGATGAGTATAAGAAAAAGATGATGAGCAAAATAGGAAAGACAAAGACAGCAATTAGGAAGACGATAGTAGAGCATCCATTCGGAACAATAAAATACCTGATGGGAAAGATACCGCTGTTGCTGCGTGGATTGAAGAAAGTAATGACAGAGATAAACATTTACGCAACGGTGTATAATTTAAAGCGATTGGTCAACATAGAAGTATTTGAGAACTTATTGATGAAAATAGAAAACTATAAATGGAAAACGGTATAA